Proteins from a genomic interval of Halopseudomonas litoralis:
- the rsxD gene encoding electron transport complex subunit RsxD encodes MISASMSSPHAQGSNRTRTIMLQVLGATLPGLSLMTWFFGWGTLINILLASTCAIAFEAAILRLRCRPVGFYLNDGSALVTAWLLALALPPYSPWWLVLVATGFAITFGKHLYGGLGQNPFNPAMLGYAMVLVSFPLEMTSWPLWRGIEQVPPALSPTLGLIEGLQRVFTPGSLPVDGWTTATALDLLKNNSALTMAELQQSQPAFGSMAGQAWEWVALAYLAGGLYLLYKRIYSWHAPVGMLGSLAVMSLLFWNGSGSDSNGSPLFHLLGGATMLGAFFIATDPVSSATSNRGRLVFGIGIGILIYVIRVWGNYPDAVAFAVLLMNLCAPTIDYYTNPRTYGHRKAKRGLGKGD; translated from the coding sequence ATGATTTCGGCCTCCATGAGCTCACCCCACGCCCAGGGCAGCAATCGTACCCGGACCATCATGCTGCAGGTGCTGGGCGCAACGCTGCCGGGCCTGTCCCTGATGACCTGGTTCTTCGGCTGGGGCACGCTGATCAATATCCTGCTGGCGAGCACCTGCGCCATCGCTTTCGAAGCGGCGATCCTGCGCTTGCGCTGCCGCCCGGTGGGCTTCTATCTGAATGATGGCAGTGCCTTGGTCACCGCCTGGCTGCTGGCCCTGGCATTACCGCCCTACTCGCCCTGGTGGCTGGTGCTGGTGGCCACGGGTTTTGCCATCACCTTCGGCAAACATCTGTATGGCGGCCTGGGTCAGAACCCCTTCAACCCGGCCATGCTCGGCTATGCCATGGTGCTGGTGTCCTTTCCGCTGGAGATGACCAGTTGGCCGCTCTGGCGTGGCATCGAACAGGTGCCGCCGGCGCTGTCGCCGACGTTGGGGCTGATCGAAGGACTGCAACGAGTATTCACGCCCGGCAGCCTGCCGGTAGACGGCTGGACTACGGCCACGGCGCTGGACCTGCTGAAGAATAACAGCGCGCTGACCATGGCCGAGCTGCAGCAGTCGCAGCCGGCTTTCGGCAGTATGGCCGGCCAGGCCTGGGAATGGGTCGCCTTGGCCTATCTGGCCGGTGGTCTATATCTGTTGTACAAGCGCATCTACAGCTGGCACGCTCCGGTCGGCATGCTCGGCTCACTGGCGGTGATGAGCCTGTTGTTCTGGAATGGCTCCGGCTCCGATTCCAATGGCTCGCCCCTGTTCCATCTGCTGGGCGGCGCCACCATGCTGGGCGCCTTCTTCATCGCCACTGACCCCGTCTCCAGCGCCACCAGCAACCGCGGACGCCTGGTGTTCGGCATAGGTATCGGCATTCTCATTTACGTCATTCGCGTGTGGGGCAACTACCCCGACGCGGTGGCCTTTGCTGTGCTGCTGATGAATCTATGCGCGCCGACCATCGATTATTACACCAACCCGCGCACTTATGGCCACCGCAAAGCCAAGCGTGGCCTGGGCAAGGGAGACTGA
- the rsxC gene encoding electron transport complex subunit RsxC, which yields MPTQSRIWEFPGGIHPPENKRQSTGRGLELMPLPSRLILPLLQHIGNRAVPVVQVGKRVLKGQLIAEANGPLSCPLHAPSSGIISAIEPAPYPHASGLAELAITLECDGEDQWTELHPVADFHSLQPLDLLERIRDAGISGMGGAGFPTAAKLTSRPDHQIDTLIINGTECEPYITADDMSMRHRAPQIVSGIEVLMHILKPDQVLIGIEDNKPQAIAAMREAVGERPMTVVVLPTKYPSGGEKQLIQILTGKEVPSGGLPADIGILCQNIGTALAVHDAIMLGKPLISRITTLTGDALARPGNVEALIGTPIQDLLAFAGLRQEQLHRLVMGGPMMGFTLLDSAAPIIKTSNCLLAGTREELPPPPPALPCIRCGLCAEACPAELLPQQLHWFAMGKDYGQLERQNLFDCIECGACAYVCPSSIPLVQYFRAGKSEIRSINLQHSRAEQSRQRFEQRQERLQREAEQRELDRQARAEKAARAKAAREAQAAKEQATETKPAEPDLARIQSRKVNTLSAEQKQLKVAAATARMALQRAQKQLAANPDNVDLQAQIPTLQQAFDQAQQAFEEQMSDKENLS from the coding sequence ATGCCCACCCAATCGCGTATCTGGGAATTTCCCGGCGGCATCCACCCACCGGAAAACAAGCGCCAATCCACTGGTCGTGGCCTGGAACTGATGCCACTGCCCAGCCGCCTGATACTGCCGCTGCTGCAGCACATAGGCAATCGCGCTGTGCCGGTAGTACAGGTTGGCAAACGGGTGCTCAAGGGTCAGCTGATTGCCGAGGCCAATGGCCCGCTCAGCTGCCCGCTGCATGCGCCCAGTTCTGGCATCATCAGTGCCATCGAGCCCGCGCCCTACCCTCATGCTTCGGGCCTGGCCGAGCTGGCCATCACCCTGGAATGCGACGGTGAGGATCAATGGACCGAACTGCATCCGGTGGCTGACTTTCACAGTCTGCAACCGCTCGACCTGCTGGAACGTATTCGTGACGCGGGCATCAGCGGCATGGGCGGCGCAGGTTTTCCGACTGCGGCCAAACTGACCTCACGCCCTGACCACCAGATCGACACCCTGATCATCAACGGCACCGAATGCGAACCCTACATCACTGCCGATGACATGAGCATGCGTCACCGGGCGCCGCAGATCGTGTCCGGGATAGAAGTGCTGATGCACATTCTCAAGCCGGATCAGGTCCTGATCGGCATTGAGGACAACAAGCCCCAGGCGATCGCCGCCATGCGCGAGGCGGTGGGTGAACGGCCAATGACCGTGGTGGTATTGCCCACCAAGTATCCCTCCGGCGGCGAAAAACAGCTGATCCAGATCCTCACCGGCAAGGAAGTGCCCAGTGGTGGCCTACCGGCTGATATCGGCATTCTCTGCCAGAACATCGGTACCGCCCTGGCGGTCCACGACGCCATAATGCTGGGCAAACCCCTGATCAGCCGTATTACTACCCTGACCGGCGATGCGCTGGCACGCCCAGGCAACGTCGAAGCGCTCATTGGCACGCCAATACAGGATCTTCTGGCATTCGCCGGTTTGCGGCAGGAACAACTGCATCGGCTGGTAATGGGCGGTCCGATGATGGGCTTTACCCTACTCGACAGCGCCGCGCCGATCATCAAGACCAGCAACTGCCTGCTGGCCGGCACCCGTGAGGAACTGCCACCACCGCCGCCGGCGCTGCCGTGCATCCGCTGCGGTCTGTGCGCTGAAGCCTGCCCAGCGGAATTGCTGCCACAGCAGCTGCACTGGTTTGCCATGGGCAAGGACTACGGGCAGCTCGAACGTCAGAACCTGTTCGACTGCATTGAATGCGGCGCCTGCGCCTACGTCTGCCCCAGCAGTATCCCGCTGGTGCAGTACTTTCGCGCCGGCAAATCAGAGATTCGCAGCATCAATCTGCAGCACAGCCGCGCCGAGCAGTCGCGGCAACGCTTCGAGCAACGTCAGGAACGGTTGCAGCGCGAAGCTGAGCAGCGGGAGCTGGACCGCCAGGCGCGGGCAGAGAAGGCGGCGCGTGCAAAAGCGGCTCGTGAAGCCCAGGCCGCGAAAGAGCAGGCTACCGAAACCAAACCTGCCGAGCCGGACCTCGCGCGCATCCAGTCGCGCAAGGTCAATACGCTGAGCGCCGAACAGAAACAGCTTAAAGTCGCAGCCGCGACGGCGCGTATGGCACTGCAGAGAGCGCAGAAACAATTGGCCGCCAACCCGGATAATGTTGACCTGCAGGCACAAATCCCGACATTACAGCAGGCCTTCGATCAAGCGCAGCAAGCCTTCGAGGAACAGATGTCCGACAAGGAGAACCTGTCATGA
- the rsxB gene encoding electron transport complex subunit RsxB, which yields MTIVLTAVGILLVLALIFGALLGYAAIRFRVEGDPIIEQINALLPQTQCGQCGHPGCKPYAEAIANGEPINKCPPGGETTIQALADLLDVEALPLDGEHGEEKPRTVAYIREDECIGCTKCIQACPVDAILGSAKHMHTVIVDECTGCDLCVEPCPVDCIDMLAVPVTPQTWSWDLPRPPHQLIATDAQRGAA from the coding sequence ATGACTATCGTCCTTACTGCAGTAGGCATTCTGCTGGTACTGGCGCTGATCTTCGGCGCGCTGCTGGGGTATGCCGCGATCCGTTTCCGGGTCGAGGGCGACCCCATCATTGAGCAGATCAACGCTCTGCTACCGCAGACCCAGTGCGGGCAATGCGGACACCCCGGTTGCAAGCCCTACGCCGAAGCCATCGCCAACGGCGAGCCGATCAACAAGTGCCCGCCAGGTGGCGAAACCACCATCCAGGCACTGGCCGATCTGCTGGATGTGGAAGCCTTGCCGCTGGATGGCGAACACGGTGAGGAAAAGCCGCGCACAGTGGCCTATATCCGCGAGGATGAATGCATCGGTTGCACCAAATGCATTCAAGCCTGTCCGGTAGATGCGATCCTGGGTTCGGCCAAGCATATGCACACCGTTATCGTTGATGAATGCACAGGCTGCGATCTGTGCGTGGAGCCCTGCCCCGTGGACTGTATCGATATGCTGGCTGTTCCCGTCACCCCACAGACCTGGAGCTGGGACCTACCACGCCCACCGCATCAATTGATTGCCACCGACGCCCAGCGAGGAGCCGCCTGA
- the nth gene encoding endonuclease III, producing MNKEKRYEIFRRLREDNPHPTTELNFNSPFELLIAVILSAQSTDVGVNKATDKLYPVANTPEAIYALGVDGLSEYIKTIGLFNSKAKNVIETCRMLIELHGSQVPDSREALEALPGVGRKTANVVLNTAFGHPVMAVDTHIFRVSNRTGIAPGKTVLEVEKKLMRHVPREFMVDAHHWLILHGRYVCKARTPQCGSCRIEDLCEYRHKTSD from the coding sequence ATGAACAAAGAAAAACGCTACGAGATCTTCCGTCGCCTGCGTGAGGATAATCCCCACCCTACCACCGAACTGAACTTCAACTCGCCCTTTGAACTGTTGATCGCCGTCATCCTCTCGGCTCAGTCCACCGACGTCGGCGTCAACAAGGCCACCGACAAGCTGTATCCGGTGGCCAACACACCCGAAGCGATCTACGCCCTCGGGGTTGATGGATTGTCGGAATACATCAAGACCATCGGCCTGTTCAACAGCAAGGCAAAGAACGTTATCGAAACCTGCCGCATGCTGATCGAATTGCACGGCAGCCAGGTGCCCGATAGCCGCGAAGCACTCGAAGCGCTGCCCGGCGTCGGACGTAAAACGGCCAATGTGGTGCTCAACACCGCCTTTGGCCATCCGGTCATGGCCGTTGACACACACATCTTCCGCGTCAGTAACCGCACCGGTATCGCACCGGGCAAAACGGTGCTCGAAGTCGAGAAGAAACTGATGCGTCATGTACCCAGGGAATTTATGGTCGATGCCCACCACTGGTTGATTCTGCATGGACGCTACGTTTGCAAGGCCCGAACCCCGCAGTGCGGCAGCTGCCGGATAGAAGATCTGTGCGAGTATCGGCACAAGACCTCGGACTGA
- a CDS encoding PA3496 family putative envelope integrity protein — MAKAKSDIELDDEDFVADEDEASETETSTSKASLTRRRQIDNLLEERRLQKQLSEYDFDLD; from the coding sequence ATGGCCAAAGCTAAAAGTGATATAGAGCTGGATGACGAAGACTTTGTCGCTGACGAGGATGAAGCGTCTGAAACCGAAACATCAACCAGTAAAGCCAGCCTGACCAGGCGCAGACAGATCGACAATCTGCTGGAAGAGCGTCGGCTGCAGAAGCAGCTGTCAGAATATGACTTCGACCTCGATTGA
- a CDS encoding glutaredoxin family protein, which translates to MTASLTLTLFGTTACHLCEECLHLTRPLEGNGVVVRQVDIVDSPELLERYQLRIPVLRRDDTGAELDWPFDLGQLLDWLADATGEES; encoded by the coding sequence ATGACTGCCTCATTGACGTTGACCCTGTTTGGAACCACCGCCTGCCACCTGTGTGAAGAATGCCTGCATCTGACCCGACCGTTGGAAGGTAACGGCGTTGTCGTGCGGCAAGTGGATATTGTTGACTCCCCCGAGTTGCTGGAGCGCTATCAGCTGCGGATACCTGTTTTGCGCCGCGACGACACGGGAGCTGAGCTGGATTGGCCTTTTGATCTCGGCCAGTTGTTGGACTGGCTAGCCGATGCCACTGGCGAGGAGAGTTGA
- a CDS encoding electron transport complex subunit E has translation MADKKLSELAADGLWHNNPGLVQLLGLCPLLGVSSTTVNALGLGIATILVLVTSNVAVSLIRSAVTDTVRLPAFVMIIASVTTCIELLMQAYTYELFLILGIFIPLIVTNCVILGRADGFAVKNPVLPSALDGLMMGLGFALVLLVLGMLRELIGQGTLFANMHLLLGPVAADWTWVVFANYKEVLFIILPPGAFLVMGLLIALKNIIDAQLKARAATRSSAPVASGSKRVRVTGTIN, from the coding sequence ATGGCTGACAAGAAACTGTCCGAACTGGCCGCCGACGGCCTATGGCACAACAACCCGGGTCTGGTGCAGTTGCTGGGCCTGTGCCCCCTGCTCGGCGTCAGCAGCACCACAGTCAACGCTCTGGGACTGGGCATCGCCACCATTCTGGTACTGGTCACCTCCAACGTCGCCGTATCGCTGATCCGCAGCGCCGTGACCGACACCGTGCGGCTGCCCGCCTTCGTCATGATCATTGCTTCGGTCACCACCTGTATCGAACTGCTGATGCAGGCCTACACCTATGAGCTGTTCCTGATTCTCGGCATTTTCATCCCGCTGATCGTGACCAACTGTGTGATCCTCGGTCGTGCCGACGGCTTTGCCGTGAAGAACCCGGTGCTGCCCTCAGCTTTGGATGGCTTAATGATGGGCCTGGGCTTCGCCCTGGTGCTTTTGGTATTGGGCATGCTGCGCGAGCTGATCGGCCAGGGCACGCTGTTTGCCAACATGCATCTGCTGCTCGGCCCAGTCGCCGCCGACTGGACCTGGGTGGTGTTCGCCAATTACAAGGAAGTGCTGTTCATCATTCTCCCACCCGGCGCCTTCCTGGTCATGGGGCTGCTGATTGCCCTGAAGAACATCATCGACGCGCAGCTCAAAGCGCGTGCAGCGACCCGCAGCAGCGCCCCCGTGGCCAGTGGCAGCAAGCGGGTCCGCGTTACTGGAACCATCAACTGA
- a CDS encoding MlaA family lipoprotein, giving the protein MNQLRRGLLAGCTLLASLAAQAQTTDAIPQYHDALDNLTLSTEGTSYQFERSSLEALKVHDPIEGFNRRVYRFNGQFDEYVYLPAVNAYEWATPRFVRTGVSNVFANLADVPNLANSLAQGKLKKGARTTARLLFNTTLGVLGLFDVAQAMGLPQESEDFGQTLGFYGVPTGPYLVLPLLGPSTLRDASGKAVDWSIEDAAEFLDNRHYMNQNPWSYGLYALNLRYINGFRYGSLDSPFEYDQIRYLYIKLRELQIRQ; this is encoded by the coding sequence ATGAATCAACTCCGTCGCGGACTACTCGCCGGTTGCACCCTGCTGGCCAGCCTGGCAGCTCAAGCCCAGACCACCGATGCGATACCCCAATATCACGATGCGCTGGACAACTTGACGCTCAGTACCGAAGGCACCAGTTACCAGTTCGAGCGCTCCAGCCTCGAAGCATTGAAGGTCCATGACCCGATCGAAGGTTTCAATCGACGCGTCTATCGATTCAATGGGCAGTTCGATGAGTATGTTTACCTGCCGGCTGTGAATGCCTATGAATGGGCGACCCCGCGCTTTGTACGCACCGGGGTATCCAATGTATTCGCCAATCTTGCCGACGTACCGAATCTGGCCAACAGCCTGGCCCAGGGCAAGCTCAAGAAAGGTGCTCGGACCACCGCTCGGTTGCTATTCAACACCACCCTTGGCGTGCTTGGACTGTTCGATGTGGCCCAAGCCATGGGTCTGCCTCAGGAGTCGGAAGACTTCGGCCAGACGCTGGGTTTCTATGGCGTACCCACCGGGCCTTACCTGGTCCTGCCCCTGCTCGGCCCTTCAACCCTTCGGGATGCGTCTGGCAAAGCCGTGGATTGGTCCATCGAGGACGCCGCAGAGTTTCTCGACAACCGCCATTACATGAACCAGAACCCCTGGTCCTATGGCCTGTATGCTCTCAACCTGCGCTATATCAATGGCTTCCGCTACGGTTCGCTGGACAGCCCGTTCGAGTACGACCAGATTCGTTATCTGTATATCAAGCTGCGAGAGTTGCAGATACGACAGTAG
- a CDS encoding YcgN family cysteine cluster protein, with the protein MAQRVTEFWKRKTLEQMDQQEWESLCDGCGLCCLQKLEDEDDAKSIYYTRVACKLLDLNTCRCSDYPNRRQQVPDCVQLTPATAEEFAWLPPTCGYRLVAEGEDLPPWHHLVCGDREAVHKSGISQAGRMLAEGSVAEDDWEEHIIFRV; encoded by the coding sequence ATGGCGCAGAGAGTAACGGAATTCTGGAAGCGCAAGACGCTGGAGCAAATGGATCAGCAGGAGTGGGAGTCGCTGTGTGATGGTTGCGGACTGTGTTGCCTGCAGAAGCTGGAGGACGAGGATGATGCAAAGTCCATCTATTACACCCGGGTGGCCTGCAAACTGCTGGATCTGAATACCTGCCGCTGCAGCGACTACCCCAACCGCCGCCAGCAGGTGCCCGACTGCGTGCAACTGACTCCGGCCACGGCCGAGGAGTTTGCCTGGTTGCCACCCACCTGTGGCTATCGCCTGGTCGCCGAGGGCGAGGATCTACCACCGTGGCATCATCTGGTGTGTGGTGACCGGGAGGCGGTACATAAATCGGGTATTTCCCAGGCGGGGCGCATGCTGGCGGAGGGGAGTGTGGCTGAGGATGATTGGGAAGAGCACATCATCTTTCGGGTGTGA
- the rsxG gene encoding electron transport complex subunit RsxG — translation MDSVTNPSRSVLRNSLILGVFAVCTVGLIAITQQGTEERIIAEQQRMQMRALNEILPDDQHDNDLLDDAFSIDDRKFLGLPAPATAWRGRQAGAVSAVILPVVTMDGYSGRIDLLVGIQANGELAGVRVINHRETPGLGDKLEVGKSSWVFSFDGKSLSMPTPDGWAVRKDGGEFDQFTGATITPRAVVQAVHKALEYFSEHRDTLLQLTPEEAAHG, via the coding sequence ATGGATTCCGTGACCAATCCCAGCCGCTCGGTGCTGCGCAACAGTCTGATTCTCGGCGTGTTCGCCGTTTGCACCGTGGGCCTTATCGCCATCACCCAGCAGGGTACCGAAGAGCGCATCATCGCCGAGCAGCAGCGCATGCAGATGCGTGCCCTCAATGAGATACTGCCTGATGACCAGCATGACAACGATCTGCTGGACGATGCCTTCAGTATCGATGATCGCAAGTTCCTGGGCCTGCCCGCCCCAGCCACCGCCTGGCGCGGACGACAGGCGGGCGCGGTGTCTGCGGTAATTCTGCCGGTGGTGACCATGGACGGCTACAGCGGACGTATCGACCTGCTGGTGGGCATTCAGGCCAATGGCGAGCTGGCCGGCGTGCGTGTAATCAATCATCGGGAAACGCCCGGCCTGGGTGACAAGCTTGAGGTTGGCAAGAGCAGCTGGGTCTTCAGCTTCGACGGCAAGAGCCTGAGCATGCCCACCCCAGACGGTTGGGCGGTACGCAAGGATGGGGGTGAGTTCGACCAGTTCACCGGCGCCACCATTACTCCGCGCGCCGTGGTTCAAGCAGTACACAAGGCCCTGGAATATTTCAGCGAACACCGCGATACCTTGCTGCAACTGACGCCGGAGGAAGCTGCCCATGGCTGA
- a CDS encoding alpha/beta fold hydrolase family protein: MNRCLLFCFILFPLLGGLAHAEDFNYPEGNAFLATIAGTPRLMAAPVPDEADVRQTDLAVTVIPERNLPPVLSRYSQLHYRLAWQNEPAPLIFLIAGTGSGYDSPNLNYLKRVFWQAGMHVIVLSSPTNHDFIAAASRSGLPGLGLSDARDLHTAMSIAAEHAQDSKNLAITEYRLAGFSLGALNAAFVAHLDQDLQQFDFTRTLLLNPPVDLYASVRRLDALSRTQVDGVSTGNSFYEHIFQKLARHFESGVTDIESSLFADIQRSDNALTDPELAMLIGAVFRFAAADLNFMADVITEGGRYAPVGKELKVSTSLTPYLRRALFCDFDCYLQNQLWPVWSSNNEGKSIEDMAWDTSLYSIEPFLRNNPDIAALTNADDFILTKENYQFIADTFGERAFLYPRGGHGGNLQHRDVVTQILTFMGGSAQ, translated from the coding sequence ATGAATCGATGCTTGTTGTTCTGTTTTATTCTGTTCCCCTTACTGGGCGGTCTTGCCCACGCTGAGGATTTCAACTACCCCGAGGGTAATGCTTTTCTGGCAACCATCGCAGGCACGCCACGGCTGATGGCGGCGCCGGTGCCGGACGAAGCAGATGTCCGTCAGACCGATCTTGCCGTTACCGTCATTCCTGAACGCAACTTGCCACCGGTACTGTCGCGTTACAGCCAACTGCATTACCGCCTGGCCTGGCAGAATGAACCAGCACCGCTGATATTTCTCATCGCCGGGACGGGCTCTGGCTATGACAGCCCCAATTTGAATTACCTGAAGCGCGTGTTCTGGCAGGCGGGCATGCATGTCATCGTGCTGTCGTCGCCAACCAACCACGACTTCATCGCGGCAGCCTCGCGCAGCGGCTTGCCGGGCCTGGGCCTGAGCGACGCCCGCGACCTGCATACCGCCATGTCCATCGCCGCAGAGCATGCTCAAGACAGCAAAAACCTGGCAATCACCGAATACCGCCTCGCCGGCTTCAGCCTGGGTGCGCTCAATGCCGCTTTCGTCGCCCATCTGGATCAGGACCTGCAGCAGTTCGATTTCACCCGCACGTTACTGCTCAACCCGCCGGTGGATCTCTATGCTTCGGTCAGGCGGCTGGACGCCTTGTCGCGTACCCAAGTCGACGGCGTCAGCACCGGCAACAGCTTCTATGAGCATATCTTCCAGAAGCTGGCCCGGCATTTCGAGAGCGGCGTGACCGACATCGAGAGCAGCCTGTTCGCCGATATTCAGCGCTCCGACAACGCGCTGACTGATCCGGAGCTGGCCATGCTGATCGGCGCGGTGTTCCGCTTCGCCGCCGCCGACCTTAACTTCATGGCCGATGTCATCACCGAGGGCGGGCGCTATGCGCCGGTAGGCAAGGAACTCAAGGTCAGCACCTCGCTTACCCCCTATCTGCGCCGCGCACTGTTCTGCGACTTCGATTGCTACCTGCAGAACCAGCTATGGCCGGTCTGGAGCAGCAATAACGAGGGCAAGAGCATCGAGGACATGGCCTGGGATACCAGCCTCTACAGTATTGAACCCTTCCTCAGAAACAACCCGGATATCGCCGCCCTGACCAACGCCGATGATTTCATTCTCACCAAGGAAAACTACCAGTTCATCGCCGACACCTTCGGCGAACGGGCCTTCCTCTATCCGCGCGGCGGCCATGGCGGCAACCTGCAACACCGGGATGTGGTCACGCAGATACTGACATTCATGGGAGGGAGCGCACAATGA
- the rsxA gene encoding electron transport complex subunit RsxA, whose translation MTEFILILLSTILVNNFVLVQFLGLCPFMGVSGKLETAIGMSMATTFVLTLASILSYLTYQYILVPFELEFLRTISFILVIAVVVQFTEMVVHKTSPLLYRVLGIFLPLITTNCAVLGVALLNTNRTEQTFLKAATFGLGAALGFSMVLILFAGLRERLAIADVPAPFRGAAIGMITAGLMSLAFMGFTGLIRI comes from the coding sequence ATGACTGAATTCATCCTGATCCTGCTCAGCACCATCCTGGTGAACAACTTCGTCCTGGTGCAGTTCCTCGGCCTGTGCCCATTCATGGGCGTGTCCGGCAAGCTGGAGACCGCCATCGGCATGTCCATGGCCACTACTTTCGTGCTGACTCTTGCCTCGATTCTCAGCTACCTGACCTACCAGTACATCCTGGTGCCCTTCGAGCTGGAATTTCTGCGGACCATTTCCTTTATCCTCGTAATCGCTGTGGTGGTGCAGTTCACCGAAATGGTGGTGCACAAGACCAGCCCGCTGCTGTACCGGGTACTGGGCATCTTTCTGCCACTGATCACCACCAACTGCGCGGTGTTGGGCGTCGCCTTGCTGAACACCAACCGTACCGAGCAGACCTTCCTCAAGGCCGCCACCTTCGGCCTGGGCGCTGCGCTGGGGTTTTCCATGGTATTGATCCTGTTTGCCGGCCTGCGCGAGCGGCTGGCCATTGCTGACGTGCCTGCCCCCTTCCGTGGCGCGGCCATCGGCATGATCACCGCCGGCTTGATGTCCCTGGCGTTCATGGGCTTTACCGGGCTGATCAGGATCTGA